Proteins encoded in a region of the Petrotoga olearia DSM 13574 genome:
- a CDS encoding GNAT family N-acetyltransferase, translating into MQKTFNFDSFNLSLKELDSKEDLLDDDFEFTKLEIAEFLEENLGKYGDPLGDIISSIDYAFSNEKGKGGFVLVLHNDDSIVGAVVINDTGMEGYIPEHVLVYIAVDKDFRGKGIGRILLKETIARCDGDISLHVEYDNPARKLYEKIGFESKYAEMRYKS; encoded by the coding sequence GTGCAGAAGACCTTTAATTTTGATTCATTCAACTTATCATTGAAAGAACTGGACTCAAAGGAAGATCTATTAGATGATGATTTTGAGTTCACCAAGTTGGAAATAGCAGAGTTCTTGGAAGAAAATTTGGGAAAGTATGGTGACCCACTAGGAGATATTATCAGTTCTATTGATTACGCCTTTTCCAACGAGAAAGGAAAAGGAGGATTTGTTCTGGTACTTCATAATGACGATAGCATCGTAGGTGCTGTTGTTATTAACGATACGGGTATGGAAGGATATATCCCCGAGCATGTATTGGTGTACATAGCCGTTGATAAAGATTTTAGAGGAAAAGGAATTGGTAGAATCTTATTGAAAGAAACAATTGCTCGATGCGACGGGGATATATCTTTGCATGTAGAGTATGACAACCCAGCAAGAAAATTGTACGAAAAGATTGGGTTCGAATCAAAATATGCAGAAATGAGGTATAAATCATAA